One Spiribacter halobius DNA segment encodes these proteins:
- the dnaB gene encoding replicative DNA helicase, translating into MAEVRPYASETDALKVPPHSLEAEQAVLGGLMLDNGAWDQVADRVAEEDFYRRDHRLIFRAVASLAEAGQPMDAVTLSEWLKSNGELEDAGGLPYLGALARDTPSSANIRAYADIVREKSVLRQLIAAGTQVAETGYNPDGRASADLLDHAERLIFEIAEQSGRNRRGFQSVRDVLPQVVDRIDTLYHQDSDVTGLATGFTDLDRMTSGLQAGDLVIVAGRPSMGKTTFAMNIAEGAALHQDGPPVAVFSMEMPADALAMRMLSSLGRVELQKIRSGRLADEDWPRLTSTMNLLSQARLFIDDTPGLTPTEMRARCRRLKREHDLGLVLVDYLQLMQLPGFKENRAMEISEISRSLKGMAKELGVPVMVLSQLNRSLEQRPNKRPVMSDLRESGAIEQDADVILFIYRDEVYNEDSPDKGTAEIIIGKQRNGPVGTLRLTFLGQYTRFENYIHDPYGGEGWS; encoded by the coding sequence ATGGCGGAAGTCCGTCCCTACGCGAGTGAGACCGATGCGCTCAAGGTGCCGCCGCACTCGCTGGAGGCGGAGCAGGCGGTTCTCGGTGGGCTCATGCTGGACAACGGCGCCTGGGATCAGGTCGCCGACCGGGTGGCGGAAGAGGACTTCTACCGACGCGACCACCGGCTCATCTTCCGCGCCGTGGCGTCGCTGGCCGAGGCCGGCCAGCCGATGGACGCAGTCACCCTCTCCGAGTGGCTGAAGTCCAACGGCGAGCTGGAGGATGCCGGCGGCCTGCCGTATCTCGGGGCACTTGCCCGGGATACCCCGAGCTCCGCGAACATCCGCGCGTATGCGGACATCGTCCGCGAGAAATCGGTACTGCGCCAGCTGATCGCGGCCGGGACGCAGGTGGCGGAGACCGGCTACAACCCGGACGGCCGCGCCTCCGCGGATCTGCTCGATCATGCCGAGCGCCTGATCTTCGAGATCGCCGAGCAGTCCGGCCGCAACCGCCGCGGTTTCCAGAGCGTGCGCGATGTCCTGCCCCAGGTGGTGGACCGCATCGACACCCTCTACCACCAGGACAGCGACGTCACCGGCCTCGCCACCGGCTTCACCGACCTCGACCGCATGACCTCCGGCCTCCAGGCCGGCGACCTGGTGATCGTGGCGGGAAGGCCCTCGATGGGGAAGACGACCTTCGCGATGAACATCGCCGAGGGCGCGGCCCTGCATCAGGACGGGCCGCCGGTGGCGGTGTTCAGCATGGAGATGCCGGCGGACGCGCTCGCCATGCGCATGCTCTCCTCGCTGGGGCGGGTGGAGCTGCAGAAGATCCGCTCCGGGCGGCTGGCGGACGAGGACTGGCCGCGGCTGACCAGCACCATGAACCTGCTCTCCCAGGCACGGCTGTTCATCGACGACACGCCCGGGCTCACGCCCACCGAGATGCGCGCGCGCTGCCGGCGGCTGAAGCGCGAGCACGACCTCGGCCTGGTGCTGGTGGACTACCTGCAGCTCATGCAGCTGCCGGGCTTCAAGGAGAACCGGGCGATGGAAATCTCCGAGATCTCGCGCTCGCTGAAGGGCATGGCGAAGGAGCTCGGCGTGCCGGTGATGGTGCTCTCCCAGCTCAACCGCAGCCTCGAGCAGCGCCCCAACAAGCGCCCGGTAATGTCCGACCTGCGAGAGTCCGGCGCCATCGAGCAGGACGCGGACGTCATCCTCTTCATCTACCGCGACGAGGTCTACAACGAGGACAGCCCCGACAAGGGCACCGCGGAGATCATCATCGGCAAGCAGCGCAACGGCCCGGTGGGCACCCTGCGGCTGACCTTCCTCGGCCAGTACACCCGCTTCGAGAACTACATCCACGACCCCTACGGCGGCGAGGGCTGGTCGTGA
- the radA gene encoding DNA repair protein RadA: protein MAPKAARTVFVCQECGGRSPKWAGQCPDCGAWNTLEETVATPERPAAARGQYAGDTGVRRLSEVPRDEESRFGTGIGEFDRVLGGGLVPGGVVLLGGDPGIGKSTLLLEAVARLAAGHGALYVTGEESLRQVGLRAGRLGLSGDGLQLLAETRVEAILDTAAREAPEVLVVDSIQTVHSEALGSAPGAVAQVRESAAQLVRFAKRTGTVLFLVGHVTKDGQLAGPRVLEHMVDTVLYFESDSGSRYRLLRAVKNRFGAANELGVFAMLETGLKEVKNPSAIFLSRHEKPVPGSAILVTREGTRPLLLEVQALVAESPLSNPRRVAVGLDGNRLAMLLAVLHRHAGISTFGEDVFLNVVGGVRVGETASDLPALLAVLSSLRDRPIPQDWVTFGEVGLAGEIRPVPNGPERLAEAARHGFRHALVPRKNRPPRGEAPKGLEIIAVERLDEAVEALS, encoded by the coding sequence GTGGCGCCGAAGGCGGCGCGCACCGTATTCGTCTGCCAGGAGTGCGGCGGGCGCTCGCCCAAGTGGGCCGGCCAGTGCCCGGACTGCGGCGCCTGGAACACCCTGGAGGAGACCGTGGCGACGCCGGAGCGGCCCGCTGCCGCCCGCGGCCAGTACGCCGGCGATACCGGCGTGCGCCGGCTCTCGGAGGTGCCGCGGGACGAGGAGAGCCGCTTCGGCACCGGCATCGGCGAGTTCGACCGCGTGCTCGGCGGCGGCCTGGTGCCGGGTGGCGTGGTGCTGCTCGGCGGCGACCCCGGCATCGGCAAGTCCACGCTGCTGCTGGAGGCGGTGGCGCGGCTCGCCGCAGGCCATGGGGCGCTCTACGTCACCGGCGAGGAATCCCTGCGCCAGGTGGGGCTGCGGGCCGGGCGCCTCGGCCTCAGCGGCGACGGCCTGCAGCTGCTCGCCGAGACCCGGGTGGAGGCGATCCTCGACACCGCCGCCCGCGAGGCGCCGGAGGTGCTGGTGGTGGACTCCATCCAGACCGTGCACAGCGAGGCGCTGGGCTCCGCCCCCGGGGCGGTGGCCCAGGTCCGTGAGTCCGCGGCGCAGCTCGTGCGCTTCGCCAAGCGCACGGGCACGGTGCTGTTCCTGGTGGGGCACGTCACCAAGGACGGCCAGCTCGCCGGCCCGCGAGTGCTGGAGCACATGGTGGACACGGTGCTCTACTTCGAGAGCGACTCCGGCAGCCGCTACCGCCTGCTGCGGGCGGTGAAGAACCGCTTCGGCGCGGCCAACGAGCTTGGCGTGTTCGCCATGCTCGAGACCGGGCTGAAGGAGGTGAAAAACCCTTCGGCGATCTTCCTCTCCCGGCACGAGAAGCCGGTGCCGGGCAGCGCGATCCTGGTGACCCGCGAGGGCACCCGGCCGCTGCTGCTGGAGGTGCAGGCGCTGGTGGCGGAGAGCCCGCTGTCCAACCCGCGCCGGGTGGCGGTGGGGCTCGACGGCAACCGGCTCGCCATGCTGCTGGCGGTGCTGCACCGCCATGCCGGCATCAGCACCTTCGGCGAGGACGTCTTCCTGAACGTGGTCGGCGGGGTGCGGGTGGGCGAGACGGCGAGCGACCTGCCGGCGCTGCTGGCGGTGCTCTCCAGCCTGCGCGACCGGCCCATCCCCCAGGACTGGGTGACCTTCGGCGAGGTCGGCCTCGCCGGCGAGATCCGCCCGGTGCCGAACGGCCCCGAACGCCTCGCCGAGGCCGCCCGCCACGGCTTCCGCCACGCCCTGGTCCCCCGCAAGAACCGCCCGCCCCGCGGCGAGGCCCCGAAAGGCCTGGAAATCATCGCCGTGGAACGCCTCGACGAGGCGGTCGAAGCCTTGAGCTGA
- the rpsF gene encoding 30S ribosomal protein S6 yields the protein MRHYEIVFMVHPDQSDQVPAMIERYRGLIEGNGGTIHRLEDWGRRQLAYPIKKLIKAHYVLMNVECRPEDIDELESMFRFNDAVIRNLVLSRPGPDTEPSPLAKSNDDKRDDDRPARGERRRGDDDDDREPREEREPRERREAPAGDDA from the coding sequence ATGCGACATTACGAGATCGTGTTCATGGTCCACCCGGACCAGAGCGACCAGGTGCCGGCGATGATCGAGCGCTACCGCGGGCTCATCGAGGGCAACGGCGGTACCATCCATCGCCTCGAGGACTGGGGGCGGCGCCAGCTCGCCTATCCGATCAAGAAGCTCATCAAGGCGCACTACGTGCTGATGAACGTGGAGTGCCGGCCCGAGGACATCGACGAGCTCGAGTCCATGTTCCGCTTCAACGACGCCGTCATCCGCAACCTGGTGCTCTCGCGCCCGGGGCCGGACACCGAGCCGTCGCCGCTTGCCAAGAGCAATGACGACAAGCGTGACGATGACCGCCCTGCCCGCGGCGAGCGTCGCCGGGGCGACGATGACGACGACCGCGAGCCGCGGGAGGAGCGCGAGCCCCGCGAGCGGCGCGAGGCGCCGGCCGGCGACGACGCCTGA
- the alr gene encoding alanine racemase yields the protein MSRVARAVIDHAALRHNLAVAREAVAPARVIAVLKANGYGHGLLGVADALREAEAFAVSCLEEALPLREAGFQQRLVLLEGPFTAAELPVFARRQLDAVVHTDWQVAAFEGARLPAPVDVWLKVDTGMGRLGFPPERAAGMAARLAAAPAVGTLRFMTHLACADDREDDTTHRQLELFDEALRGLEGERSIANSAGTLGWHGSHAQWVRPGIMLYGCQPFVDGLPAPALRPTMRLEARLIAVNHHRRGDRIGYGGTFVCPEDMPVGVASIGYGDGYPRHAPNGTPVQIRGRRAGVAGRVSMDMTCIDLRAVPEAEVGDTVVLWGEDPGVEEVAELCGTIGYELYCQVTPRVQRWHQRGG from the coding sequence GTGAGCCGCGTGGCGCGGGCCGTGATCGATCACGCCGCGCTGCGCCACAATCTGGCCGTGGCCCGGGAGGCCGTGGCGCCGGCGCGGGTGATCGCGGTGCTGAAGGCAAACGGCTACGGCCATGGGCTGCTCGGCGTGGCCGACGCCCTGCGCGAGGCCGAGGCGTTTGCCGTAAGCTGCCTGGAGGAGGCGCTGCCGCTGCGCGAGGCCGGTTTCCAGCAGCGCCTGGTGCTGCTGGAGGGGCCGTTCACCGCCGCCGAGCTGCCGGTCTTCGCCCGCCGGCAGCTGGACGCGGTGGTGCACACGGACTGGCAGGTGGCGGCCTTCGAGGGCGCCCGCCTGCCAGCGCCGGTGGACGTCTGGCTGAAGGTGGACACCGGCATGGGCCGGCTGGGCTTTCCGCCGGAGCGCGCCGCCGGGATGGCGGCCCGCCTGGCTGCTGCCCCCGCCGTGGGCACGCTGCGCTTCATGACCCACCTCGCCTGCGCCGACGACCGGGAGGACGACACCACCCACCGCCAGCTCGAGCTCTTCGACGAGGCCCTGCGGGGGCTCGAGGGCGAGCGCTCCATCGCCAACTCCGCCGGCACCCTCGGCTGGCATGGCTCGCATGCGCAGTGGGTGCGCCCCGGTATCATGCTCTACGGCTGCCAGCCCTTCGTGGACGGCCTTCCGGCACCGGCGCTGCGCCCGACCATGCGCCTCGAGGCCCGCCTGATCGCGGTGAACCATCATCGCCGGGGCGATCGCATCGGCTATGGCGGCACCTTCGTCTGTCCGGAGGACATGCCCGTGGGCGTCGCCTCCATTGGCTACGGCGACGGCTACCCCCGGCACGCCCCCAACGGCACGCCGGTGCAGATCCGCGGCCGCCGGGCCGGCGTGGCCGGGCGCGTGTCCATGGACATGACCTGCATCGACCTGCGGGCGGTGCCCGAGGCCGAGGTGGGTGACACCGTGGTGCTCTGGGGCGAGGACCCGGGCGTGGAGGAGGTTGCCGAGCTCTGCGGCACCATCGGCTACGAGCTCTACTGCCAGGTCACGCCTCGGGTGCAGCGCTGGCACCAGAGGGGCGGCTGA
- the priB gene encoding primosomal replication protein N → MDGEAENRVRLTGVLVDPPMVRHSPAGVPIARCLLEHDSEQAEAGVPRAIRFRVGVRAAGEAAAGVLAELAAGSRIRVTGFLVRSRQRGVETDPIIISASRIERLEPESSRN, encoded by the coding sequence GTGGACGGGGAGGCCGAGAACCGCGTGCGGCTGACCGGCGTGCTGGTCGACCCGCCCATGGTGCGGCATTCCCCGGCCGGTGTGCCCATTGCCCGCTGCCTGCTGGAGCATGACTCCGAACAGGCCGAGGCCGGGGTCCCGCGCGCGATCCGCTTCCGCGTCGGCGTGCGCGCCGCGGGCGAGGCGGCGGCCGGGGTGCTCGCCGAGCTGGCGGCCGGCAGCCGCATACGCGTTACCGGCTTTCTCGTGCGCTCGCGTCAGCGTGGCGTCGAAACCGATCCGATCATAATCAGCGCGAGCCGCATCGAGCGGCTCGAGCCCGAGTCTTCGAGGAACTGA
- the rpsR gene encoding 30S ribosomal protein S18: MARFFRRRKFCRFTAEGVKEIDYKDLNTLRAYVTETGKIVPSRITGTRAKYQRQLSTAIKRARYLALLPYTDRH, encoded by the coding sequence ATGGCCCGTTTCTTCCGTCGTCGCAAGTTCTGCCGCTTCACCGCCGAGGGCGTGAAGGAGATCGACTACAAGGATCTCAACACCCTGCGCGCCTACGTCACCGAGACCGGCAAGATCGTGCCGAGCCGCATCACCGGTACCCGGGCGAAGTATCAGCGCCAGCTGTCCACGGCGATCAAGCGCGCACGCTACCTGGCGCTGCTGCCTTACACCGATCGGCACTGA
- the rplI gene encoding 50S ribosomal protein L9: protein MEVILLEKVDNLGGLGDRVKVRPGYGRNYLIPQGKAKPATEENIRYFEARRAELERKAAEELAAAQARAAQLEGLTVTIAAKAGEEGKLFGSVGTADIADAVTAAGVEIGKHEVRLPEGPLRATGEYEIELHLHADVNSTVQVVVTGEA from the coding sequence ATGGAAGTCATTCTGCTGGAGAAGGTGGACAACCTGGGCGGTCTCGGTGACCGGGTGAAGGTGCGTCCCGGCTACGGGCGCAACTACCTCATCCCCCAGGGCAAGGCCAAGCCGGCCACCGAGGAGAACATCCGCTACTTCGAGGCGCGCCGCGCCGAGCTCGAGCGCAAGGCCGCCGAGGAGCTGGCCGCCGCGCAGGCCCGTGCCGCCCAGCTCGAGGGCCTGACGGTGACCATCGCGGCCAAGGCCGGCGAGGAGGGCAAGCTGTTCGGCTCGGTCGGCACCGCCGACATCGCCGATGCCGTCACCGCCGCCGGCGTGGAGATCGGCAAGCACGAGGTGCGCCTGCCCGAGGGCCCGCTGCGCGCCACCGGCGAGTACGAGATCGAGCTGCACCTGCATGCCGACGTCAACAGCACCGTGCAGGTGGTGGTGACCGGCGAGGCCTAG
- the rlmB gene encoding 23S rRNA (guanosine(2251)-2'-O)-methyltransferase RlmB, translating to MSQDDLIHGLHAVQAAVRYEPAGVVEAWVERRRRDGRMQRLRRQLQGLGCPVHEVERRELDRLTGSDAHQGVAIRYRGPPPRGDDELAQLLDGLARAPFLLVLDQVQDPHNLGACLRTAEGAGVDAVITPRDRAAGLTPAVHKVAAGAAETLPLFQVTNLARALRDLRERGIWLVGAADTAAASLYDTDLTGSLALVLGAEENGLRRLTREACDQLVAIPMAGRVESLNVSVAAGVMLYEAVRQRAAAVQRRVQG from the coding sequence ATGAGCCAGGACGATCTGATCCACGGCCTGCACGCGGTGCAGGCGGCGGTGCGCTACGAGCCCGCTGGGGTTGTTGAGGCCTGGGTCGAGCGGCGCCGGCGGGATGGCCGCATGCAGCGGCTGCGCCGCCAGCTCCAGGGCCTGGGCTGCCCGGTGCACGAGGTGGAGCGGCGCGAGCTCGACCGGCTTACCGGCAGTGACGCCCATCAGGGCGTGGCCATTCGCTACCGCGGCCCGCCGCCGCGGGGGGACGACGAGCTCGCGCAGCTGCTTGACGGCCTGGCGCGGGCGCCGTTCCTGCTGGTGCTGGATCAGGTCCAGGACCCGCACAATCTCGGCGCCTGTCTGCGTACCGCGGAAGGGGCCGGGGTGGATGCGGTCATCACCCCGCGCGATCGCGCCGCGGGGCTCACGCCGGCGGTGCACAAGGTCGCCGCCGGCGCTGCCGAGACCCTGCCGCTGTTCCAGGTCACCAACCTCGCCCGCGCCCTGCGCGACCTGCGCGAGCGCGGCATCTGGCTGGTGGGGGCCGCCGACACCGCCGCCGCCTCCCTCTACGACACCGACCTGACCGGCTCCCTCGCGCTGGTCCTCGGCGCGGAGGAAAACGGCCTCCGCCGCCTCACCCGCGAGGCCTGCGACCAGCTCGTGGCCATCCCCATGGCCGGCCGGGTGGAGAGCCTGAACGTCTCGGTGGCGGCGGGGGTGATGCTTTACGAGGCGGTGAGGCAGCGCGCCGCTGCTGTGCAGCGGCGAGTTCAAGGGTGA